The Yamadazyma tenuis chromosome 2, complete sequence sequence CGAGTTGATCATAAAATGCTTTGAGAATACCATCGCCTCGGATCCTTCCAATCTGATTTTCTACGTGGACCATCTTCATAACATCATAGCCATGAGGAATAAGGGTAACTCGAAGTTGAGGCTGTATGTGAATAGTAATGCCCGTAAAGGGCGTTTACTTGGGTTCTCAGATTATACAAGAGCTTTGGCCGATATTGGAATTGTGGGAGTTGATGGAAGTCCCCTGGAGCTTTTGAGCATTGACGATGACTATATCATCTCAGTTTATGAGTCGAGTGTTAAGCAGGACTTCAGAAACTACTCCTTTTTCAATCGAAGCTTAGAAAAGATCGCCTTTGTCAAGAATTCGGACgtgttgaaagagtttTTAAATGACGAGTTATTGCCTGTTGATTTGGCGATCCCTGAGcttggaattgaagaaatcactGAAGATGATGTTGTTATCACTGCCTATGAGTTTAAGTCGGAGGAGATCTCCGACTCGGGGGAGttattgactttgaaaaaagcCTTGCAGTCGATATCCATTAACAGAAAGAGCTTTATATTGATGAATTATATTGAAAGCAACTTGCCTGAGTTATTGGGCAAATATGGCCAGGACTTCCCCATCAATGAAGCTTTGGATATCATGGAGTCAACTCCGAGTACTAATGAGTTTGAGCTCATCAATAAATTTCAAGCAAAGCTAATGAGCTCCGATATTAGAGTTTTAAGACGAGCCCTAAAGTCTATAAACAACTACAGGAAGTCTAAGATCATTGAACAGTTCTTGAGAACAGGTAAGTTGGATCCGTCCTTACTCCCTGTAGAAAACTGGCCAGCCGGTTTGGATAATATCGGTAATACCTGTTACTTGAACTCATTATTGCAATACTACTTTTCGATAAAACCTCTTAGAGATATGGTTCTAGAGTTTGAAGAGCATGATCTCAACTTCATGGAGGGCCTGGAAAGAAAAATAGGGGGTCGTAAGATCGATGTCAACGAGACCAAGAGAGCCAGTCAGTTCATCTACCACTTACAGGCATTGTTCCACGAGATGATCAACACAAATAAGCGATGTGTTCAGCCCAGCAAAGGTTTAGCCTTCTTATCGTTCCTCCCGGCATCTCAGCCCgtgaatttttcaagtccattgAAGGACAAGAACCAGCACTTGGTAGATGGAGGACATGAGACCAATCCCATCTTAATTGATTCGGACAACGATGATGTCGACGACATGGTAATTGATGCCACCAATAATAGCAGGGACAAGACCGCTTcccttgaagaaatccaaaATCCTTTTTCCAGTGATAATGATCCTATGactgttgaagatgttctTGACGGATTCAGCTCATCGAGCTCTCCTGCcactggtggtgatgaaagTGAGGTTGAAGCCAAAGTCAGAATTTTACCTATCAACACTGAGGATTTAGAAAGTACCATTGAAATTGGTAGGCAACAGGACGTTACAGAATGTATTGAAAATGTTAACTTTCAGATTGAAACCGCATTGGATCCCGAGGTGATTGAAGCTGATGGGGAACAAtatgacttgatcaaaaagcTCTTTTATGGAAAGACCAAGCAGACCATTACTCCAATAGATGGAGAGAGCAAAAGCAGAACATCGGTAGAAAGATTCTCGAGTttgatcatcaacataAGTGACCATCCCAAGAACATATATGATGCATTAGACAATTACTTTAACGCAGATATTGTCAACCTCGAAGAAGGGTTGGTTAAGAAGTCCTTGACTATTATTAAATTACCTGATATACTCCAGTTTCAAGTACAAAGAGTTCTTTTTGATAGAGAAAGGTTAATGGCTTACAAGTCCATCGAGCCCATCCCGTTCAGTGAAAAGCTCTACATGGACCGGTACCTTGAGACCGAAGATAAGGATATCCTCGATAAGAGAGAAGAGGTATTTCAGTGGAAATCAGAGATATCCCagcttcaaaatcaaaaacacGACATCTTGCACGTGGATGAGACTTCCAAGATGAACGTTATTGACTCTTTGATAACGACCAAGAAGTATCTCCAAAGCATCAAAGACACCGAATCCTTTGGCATTGATACAGACCTTATCGAGTATATACAAACTCAGATCACCTCATTGAATGAGAAGGTGGTCGCAATCAATACTTCgattgaacaacttgaatccAATATCTCCAGCCAGTTCAATGACTACCAACAGATCGCATACTCCATCTTTGCAGTGTTTATACACCGCGGAGAGGCCAGTTATGGGCACTATTGGATCTATATCAAAGATCCTCACCAGCATAATATTTACAGAAAGTACAACGATGAGATTGTGACTGAGGTCCCTGAGTCCGAAGTGTTTAACTTTATCCAGGGAAACACTGCTACGCCATACTACATTGCGTATGTGAAAGAGGGTCTTGAACATGAATATGTGGAGCCGCTTAAGAGAGTTGTCAAGTGTTGAGCACAAAGCCTTTGATATATTTATAGAGACCAATTTATTCCGATATATGTATTCACCTCATTTGTAAGTGTACCCTTTATGTATTTTCTGATATCGTCCTCATGGCACCTCGAGGGATTGTATACAGGATACTCGCAATACCATGCTGATAGCTTCAAACTTCGTCATTCTCaaacttcaccatcaaccaCATTAGTTCACGGTATCAATTGCAAGCGACTTTCGACGTCTCGACcactttttgttgattatcTATCTGTGGTGTTTCTGAACTTTTGTGTGCAGCCATGAAATTTGCCAGTGCCGTGTTGCACGCCTTTTGGGCCGTCTGCGCTACAGCAACTTccattgaaattgaaaatgtGCAACAATTCCAAACCTCGTTTGACCGTATAAAACGAGGTGCTATTGTCAatgatgtgtttgaaatcagCCCGTCTTTGAAGCCGTTGACAAAAGAGCCCGAAGATAAGTGCCCTCCTTGTTTCAACTGCAATTTGCCTAATTTTGAGTGTACTCAGTTTTCCCAGTGCAACAGCTTCACGGGGTTCTGCGAATGCCGTGATGGGTACGGGGGCAATGATTGCTCGGAGCCACTTTGTGGCAGCTTGTCTGACGGCAATGAAAACCGTCCGAAAAGAAAAGACCCTGTGTGTGCCTGTAAGCCAGGATGGGGTGGAATCAACTGTAATATGTGTGAAGAAGACAACGTATGTGATGCCTTCGTACCTGAAGGACTCAAAGGAACTTGCTACAAGTCGGGGATTgtggtcaacaagttgcaCCAAATGTGTGATGttaccaacaaaaagattGTGGCCATATTGGATGGGAAGATTCCACAGGCCACCTTCAGTTGCAACAAAACCGCCGGAAGTTGTGACTTCCAGTTCTGGATCGACCAGAAGGAATCGTTCTACTGTGACTTGGATAAGTGTGCTTTTGAGTATGATTTGGCCAAGAACACCACTCACTATAACTGCGAGCAAATGGCCTGCAAATGTCTACCAGAAACAATGTTGTGTGGTGAGGCTGGTTCCATTGACATTTCCGACTTCTTGACTGAAACCATCAAGGGGCCCGGTGACTTCACGTGCGATGTGGGCGACAAGACCTGCCGATTCAGTGAGCCAAGTATGAATGAATTGATTTCATCGGTATTTGGGGATCCTTATATCACTTTACACTGCAAGTCAGGTGAGTGTATCCACAAAAGTGAAATCCCTGGTTATGACTTGCCCGACAAAGGCAGATTGACCTGGAGTAACTTATTGTTGATTATCTTGGTCGCCGTTGTGTGTGTTTCGTTGGTTGCAGGTTCTCTTTACAATATCAGCCAAAGTGCGTTGTTCAAGCCCAGTGGAGGATACGAGCCAGTAAATGGGGAATTGAACGTTTTGAACGAGAACTTCACGCCGACTGTTCTTTCGTTTGAAAACATAAGCTACAAGGTCAGGAATGGAGCTCAGGTGTTGAATGGCATCAACGGGTTGGTCAAACCCATGGAATGCTTGGCCATCATGGGAGGCTCCGGTGCCGGTAAAACCACATTGTTGGACATTTTGGCTGGGAAGAATAAAGATGGTCACATCCAAGGAGATATCTACGTGAATGGTAACCGATTGAGTCCTCacgacttcaagaaaatcgtTGGGTTTGTagatcaagaagaccaTTTGATTCCTACTTTGACTGTTTATGAGACTGTTTTGAATAGTGCTTTATTGAGATTACCACGGTCTATGACCATGAGAGCAAAGCAAACCAGAGTCATTGAAGTGTTGAGTGAATTGAGAATTCTTGGTATCAAAGATAGAGTCATTGGATCTGACTTTCAAAGAGGAATCTCTGGAGGTGAAAAGAGAAGGGTTTCCATTGCCTGTGAGATGGTGACTTCTCCTTCCATCTTATTCTTGGATGAACCAACTTCAGGCTTGGACGCTTATAATGCAAGAAATGTCATTGAGTGCTTGGTGAAGTTGTCAAgagactttgaaagaactATAGTCTTCACCATCCACCAGCCCAGAAGTAATATTGTTTCATTGTtcgacaagttgatcttgttgagcGAAGGAGATCTAATCTACTCAGGTGATATGATTAAATGTAACGACTTCTTCAGTAAGAACGGATACACCATTCCCCTTGGCTATAACATTGCTGACTACTTGATTGATGTTACCGTTGACCATAAGAAGCTTATCAAGGTCAACAGTACATCTACGGGAAGtgacttggagaacttggcTGGTTTGGAAAGTGAAGAACAGGACCTCCACCTGAGATTCTTAAGTACTAGGACCACCAGTGATTTGGATACCACTAGTGAATGGGCACACTTGGCACTTCACAGAGATGAATACAATAGCTATAACAAAATCAGTGGtgacgacgaagaagaaactgtTATCCAAGTCCAGAACAAATTGCCCACTCTATTCAAAGAAAGTGTGCTTCAACTGGAGTTGAATGACGAGATCTTggctttgaagaactctCCTTTGAAATTTGAGGTCAATGCCCAGTACAAAAAGGCCAGTTTTATTACCCAAGTTTCGGTTTTGTCTTCTAGaactttcaaaaacttgtaCAGAAACCCCAAATTGTTGTTAACCCACTACATTCTATCTCTAATCATGGGAGGCTTTTGTGGGTATTTGTACTACGATGTTAAAAATGACATCAGTGGATTCCAGAACAGATTGGggttgttcttcttcttgttatCGCTTTTTGGGTTCTCGTCTTTGACTGGTTTGCATACATTTGCCAGTGAAAGGATCATTTTCATTAGAGAAAGAGCAAATAATTATTACCACCCGTTCAGCTACTACCTTACCAAATTGCTTTGTGATGTGGTTCCATTGAGAGTGTTGCCTCCGGTGATATTGATCTCCATTGCTTACCCATTAGTGGGATTGACCATGGAACATAACGGGTTTTTGAAAGCCATTATGGTGTTGGTTTTGTTCAATGTTGCCATATCTATCGAGATATTGATTGTGGGAATCTTAATCCGGGATCCAGGAACCTCCACCATGACTGGTGTGTTGGTACTCTTGTTTTCCATATTGTTTGCCGGTTTGTTCATTAACAGCGAAGAGATCAAATCTCAAATTAAAATCTTCGAATGGATATCCCTTTTCCATTACGCCTACGAAGCATTGTCCATTAACGAGGTCAAGGAtttgatattgaaagagaagaagtaCGGGTTATCAATCGAAGTCCCAGGAGCTGTTATCTTGAGTACATTTGGATTCAACGTATCAGCATTTTGGGACGACATCGTCTACTTGGTGGGATGGCTCAGTGCATTCATCGTGTTAGGATATATCTTCCTTCACTATCTTGCAGTAGAAAAACGTTAAAATTCTATTTATGTTTCCTAGTTGACATAGAATATACACAGTCTGGGGAGAGTAAATGTTCAATTTAGCGAATTCGGTAAGTCGCAAAAATTGTAAACATTTCCTTTTTGGGTAAAGTAATAACCAGTGGAAACTGCTGTAAAATACAATCGCTGCGCCCTAGTATATATATTCCAGACTTTACGTGAACCATATTTCTATCATCATGAAATTAAACTTTATCGTGGCTTACTTGACGACGTCTGTCTTAAGTTTAGAACTCCAACACGCAAAAAAAGACTTGCTCGATGATCTTTTCGGCCTTACTACCTCATCTACTGCCCACACCACCACAGCTTCCCAAAATGACTTGGCAAACTTCTGGCTGAGTTTCAACAGGGATACTTCGACCTCCACCACTTCTACAACTACCCAAGGGCTCTTGGACGAGTTGTTAGGTCTTGTTAGTACCACAAAAGCCACTTCTAGCACCAAGGCTGCAACAACTACACACGAGAATACCAAATCCACAGCTGATAGCTCTGGTGACCTGATCCTTTCCCTATTGGCTACTTATGCGACCCACACCGAAGTTAGCTCCACTACTGACTCTTCTGAAACTTCTACTGAGACCAAAACCTCATCCAAatcttcatccaaatcTTCGTCCAAGAAGTCCTCAAAAGCCAAATCCACTCATCTGAGCacaaaatcttcatcaGAAAGTCTGAGTGCTGCAGAAACCGATATATTATCTGAGCTTAGTGGGTACCTCACGGGGGACTTAACTGTCATTGGCAACTACCTTACGAAGGGCAGTTTCACCAATGATGTTGCATCTGCTCTTCTTGCGTACGGAAAAACTCAAACGGCCAAGGCCCTTATCGACAGTAGCACCACCAGTTCTCCTGATAAAGAGACTTCGTCTACGTCTACGTCTGctccttcatcaacttctgATAGTGAAGATGAGCATACCACCTCTTCAGATGACGGTGCCAGCACATTATCCAAATCGTTGTTCAGCGTGTTTGCACTCTTGGCTCTTAGCGTAGTATGAGACGATACCACTAACGTAAATATACATGATACCAACGCACACTTACCCATCAGACAAGCACAATGCTTGTAATAAAGACAGATATGTATGAAGAGATAGCAACGTGTATTGTTCCAGATATATTGTATTTGAGTCTGTATGCGATGTTCAAGCCTTGTACAATGCCAACTTTCCGACTGATTTGGAAACGTCTTGAACAAAGTCTGAATCACTTTCTGTGGACAGACTGTACTCGTCTGAAGCAAAGTCAATGTCCATAACGTCTTGCTGGCTGGAGGCCGTTTGTGAAGTGGACATATAAAACTCTGGAATTGGAGACAACTGGGGTGGTAGATCCATGAACAAATGAGCTCCGTCTTCAATATGGGTAAGGTTCTTGCCAAATGAAGGGATTGAAAACGCTTCGGAGGGGGTGATGGGGCTATTGGCACTTTGGTAGTGGACAAATCTGAGGTTGGAGAAATCTGGTGAACAAAGACAGTAGGAATAGTCAGGAaatatcaacttgatgcTGTTGCTTGTCTTGATATACTTGAGAGTTTGTCTTTTTAATGTCTTGAGAACCGCAGCCTCCTTGTAAGGTTTCAACATGCCCTTCATCTTGACAACCCGGAAGTCACTTTGCAACACTGCTTTGTACTTTCCAAAAATACCatcctccacaaacaagtttggatctggttttggtttttcaaTACCATGGGTTTTGTGCTGAACCATAGAAATGTATTGGCATATAAATGTAGCAGTGGGTGTGCATAAAGTCGTACGTTGAAGGGACATGATAAGAACTTTTCTTGTAATTGTGATAGCAATGTCAGCAAAATATGTgaatttcgcagccattCCCAATGTGCTGACTAAAACTGCGTATTTCAcaaacatcaccaaaatcaaaaccTAAACCTTACTTAGATGTTTTTACTAAACTGTATATTATTATTCATTAATAGCTCTAAGCAGACaacaaaaaccaaaaacaaacATGAAACATAATTAATCAAACTCGGAGATAAAGGTTGCTTCTGAAAAGGCCACTCCAGTTTCGGATGCAACGTTGTTATCATTGATGGTCATTTTATTGCAGTACTGGTAGATGTAAGGCTTAGTACCGGCAACTCCACTAAcgatgttcttgatgaactgAGGAATCTCAGCCATCACGTCAACCCGTTCAACCAACGACTTCAATTCACCCTTTACATCCACATGATACGACTTGTCAGCAGCATCATGGTTAAAGGTGATTGCCTTTGGAACTGGCCAGCCAACCTCATCAATCTCGGCGTTCTCGTGTACAACATCATTGTTGATCGAGGCCAAAAGGATTTTATCTttaccacaaacaacaccaataTTAACCTTAGTATTAGCATATGATCTGGGGGTGGTGAATTCCATCTGAACGGCAGAGTAGTTTTCGGACTGgaagttcaaaaagttccAGCTCTTCGCCGCATGATGAGGTTTCATACCTTGCAAGGCCATAACAAACATCGTAAGCCCATTGATCTCTAAAGTAGTATCCAAGGCTTTACTCACTATAGTACCACTGACTTCACACCGCGGCCAGAAACAATGACGCATGGAGCCCCAAGGTTCTTCAACGTCTTCTCCATACAAAGTCGtcccatcaccaccaaaaataacTCCTGGAACCAATCTCTTCATGGTGAATTCCACCACCGAATCGGGGTTGACATCTgacttcaaaatcacctcGGTTCCGTCCTCATTGAACTCAATCGACATGTTGTCAGCATAAAAGTTGGATCCTTCTGTACGGAAGTTCTCCAAATGAGTGGAGGTCCAAAGGTTATTTTTGCCTTTGTCGTCGTAAATCCGGAAAGTAAATTGGGCGGTGGTGTGAACTCCCATGATGTTGGAGTGAATCACCTGGGCAAACCCAGTATAACCGGTCTTCAAGCACGTGAAGTAGAAGGTTTGAGTCTCAACATTGGTGTAGTTTGGACCCAACCAATTTAAGTCCTTCAAGGTGGTTTCTCTATAACAAGGCTCACCTTCTTTAACTTTATCTGTGACTGGGTGAAGAGCTTCTCTTCCATATTCTGGTTCTGCGGTTCCAGCGACTACCGAAAGTCCCGATTGGACCCATTTTAACATGATATATTATGAATACTTTAATCTGCTAACAGGGAGAATGTTTTTTCTAGCAACCTTCATCGAGCGCGGGCGCGGACGAGCCCAGCGTCAACTGCGACCCAGGCGACGGGCCAAACATCCGACACGCGACACGCGACACCATGCCACTGGTTCCCCCCGCGACATCGTCCTACAAAATTCTCGGATCGTAGTGTTAAGTAATATTTTCTAATTTCCCACTTGTTCCTTGTTAACAACTCATTtggtttgaaaaatttccaTTGATCTTCCCACAAGTTTCTTTCAGCTACCAGAGCCCCACCTCCAAGCCAGACCCTCGTATCTTCCGTACCTGGACGATCACTGCTGACTTGATCCTGTTTGCACCCTTTCCAATTAGTGATACCGCATATTCTTTTCGTCAGCCGTCTCAAACCTATTCAAGTTAAAAACACCGGTATCCACATCCTCCGTCCTGAAGTATGGAGACGCCCAAAGTTGTAACGCTCCACAAAGGTGTGGAATCTCCGTCCTTTTCTATAAAATTGCTGGCCGATGTATTAGAACAACTTACCGTCTTTTCCCGCAAAAATCTCAAAcccaagttggtggtgaaagGCGGTCAAATATCCATAAAACTCTCGGACGATGTGATATTCACATGCTCTCAGGTGCCAGAATACCAGAATCTTGAGATATACCAGTCGACCCTAGACCCTGGTGTTTTTGCCATTTCGGGCAAAATAAAGACAAAGCTTAATGTGGTGGCAGATGCTCCTCAAGTCAGAGATTTGGGTAAAACTCCCACCAAGATACAGGTATCTACATCTGTTTCCTCCGAGAATCATGCTGGGGTCTTGACCCAGTCAATGCCAGCGTCGCCGTTGAATTTTGATCCTTACCTCGTGTCGCCAGGTGATTCCAAGTCGGACGTTGTATCTAAGTTCCTTTTCCTTTTGGCAATGGGTCCTACGTCTCGCGAGCAGCTCACAAGCGTGCTCCAGTACAAGCCTAAGGAGCTCGACGAGCTATTACTAGAGTACTGTCAAGTGTATGATGGTAATGATGCATTTTTGGCGGATGACATATACCCCAATCGAAGAGCTATCACCGGTTTGCCTGATACGAAGTTATACATATTGAAGGATAAGGCATACAAAAACCTCCGTCCCTGGGACTGGAAGTACTACTCGACTGAGGAGAGGCTTCTCATCATAGCCAATTCTCACAACGCGTTGAAGAGATTGGGATACCTGGAAACGCACCCATTACGCAAGAAAATCCTCGAGAAGCCAACCGTGTCAGAAGACGTGGCAGGGCTGAAGAAGCCCCCAAGCAGCCTCGGGGGCGGCATATTGGTGTCGTCCAAAAAAACCTCACCTTTTAAGAAGTCTCAAACCGATTCTCCCCGTTTGGGCCCCTCCAATGGGCTTGGCAGCACTCCTACTCTTATGATACCTGCAAGTAATTCTACCAATTCGAGCCCCTTGAGGCACGTCAAAGAACTGAAAAAGAGGCAATTGAGCCAAAACTCGAGTTCATCATCTGACGAAGAAGCCAAACGAATCAAAAAGGATAAGGACGATGTGACATCACCTTCTTCGgtcaatgatgatgacgatgaatTGGACGAGTTGGACAAATCTAAGAGCAACCACTATACCATGTTGGCCACTAAATTCAGAACAAAGTATAAAGACTATGAAACCTTATACAACTCATTGCATGAGGGGTCAATATCTGATCCTAAGAAGGCACTCAGCAAGCTTTTTGAGCTCCACCAGGCGTTAAAGGACTGGAAAAAACAGTTGTGGAATTATGATAATGAGCTCAAATCAAAGACTACCATTATGAATTTATCCAAGCATAAAAAGACCGCTGACTCTTCCGAAAATCATTCGGACCCCAGCATTACATTCAAACATAAGAACCCCAAGACCGTTAAGCGGGTTCTTAACTATTAGCATATTTTGATTTAATATAGGATTCAAATAAAGGACTACAGTAGAACATATATAAGTTAACACTCAttttattttatttttggTTTCAAGCGGCGTTTCGGGCAATTAAGGGACAAAACTTCTCAGGGAGAAAGACGTGCAAGAAATGCCCATACTAAATTCGGGCACTTCGAACAATTCGCGTTTTGGCTTTAAAACGCACGGCATCATTTCAGGGTTAAAGTATGATATGTCTTGCatgaaggtgttgaagtttttcatTTTTTGAATACATATTCTCCTTACAAATATGTAACCGTATCTCTTGCTTTTTGTATTATAATTATTTAAATAAACGACAGTTGAGTGATACGGGTTTATCTGGTAGTAAGGTTTGATAACACCTGAACAGGAACTTATTGAAGTACATGACCGACATAGCCCACGGCGCCTTAACCCACTGAAGATAAGAGGTTTGTTTGGTGGTCCAAAAATACAACCGACTCACTGAACATCAACATAATAATCATATTGTGGAGTAAACATAAACCTATAATTAAATATAGCCGGCTGTGTTCGGACCCGCACTTTTTCAAATGCGACAGGAGCCCGAAAGCGGCTGAAAAAGGTAATGAGCATAACCTGAACCACCTTTGCAAATCACCTAGATAGGCCACCATCACCCTGTGGCAGAGAACCACAGATGACCATCTTTACTAGCTTACGAAAAACACCCACTTAGTGCAGTTTAATTGGTGGCCGGCGTTTCACGGGCTGCCACGGGGTTAAAGTCCCATACGCGCAGATAGATGGAATAGGAAATGCCTGAAAGGTTGCCTGAAGTCAGTAGGAGCAGGACTGCTCCAAGAGAGTGACTATAAAAAGAGCCCCGAATCCCCTTCCTGTTTTCTGGTTAAAATATTACCTTCTAATATCTATTCAAATATGCTGCTCAAAACTAGACTTCAGTCCTTAAAGAACAAACTTTCTTCtaacaaaaccaaaagctCAAAGAACAGTACAGCAGAGCAAATCCATAAGGCTAACAAGAGGGTGCCTCAGCCTTATGATAAGCCAAGTCTGCCTGGTGGAACTAAGATGCATATCTTATGAGTATTGTCTTGCCATACTCACTCAAGTGTTGAACTAGAGAGGTTCTAACCTATTTGTGATTCTTGAGATCCAAGCACCTACAACACCATCAATGTGTTTTAGGTACATGGAACTTGTGCTATTTCTCGGAATTCATCGTGAGCAAGGTCACGGTGTGTGTTGTCGCCGGGTTGTGGCTCTACTTTTGTTTCTTTTATGTTTTCAATATTTTGTGTATTTCAATATACCTGTGATTAAATTTCGCACCCAACCTGCACGAAAAGTAAAATATCACGTTGCAGACGAATTCGCCCGAGAGTGCAAGCGGATCCTCGTTATTTCAGTAAACGGGTATGCATACCCCGGAGAGTCATAGTCACGTACGGTCTATCTCGGAAGTCATAAGGCCATTGTATGATCAGAATGGCTAGGTGTACACCCCACCATACGCTCTAACAGGTCTGATTTTGGCCCGCACACGTCTACCGGACCCCAGATCTACCCCTAGGTTCACGCACGCCATCCAGATCTTGTTCACATGCACTGGCAAAGCCCAGGAAGCCACTTCATCCCTATATTTCTCACCCTCATTAGTATCAGTTTCAGTCACTGCGTGCTTCCCAAATTATCTACATTAGGATAAAACTATTCTCCAAAGTCCATCAATGAATCTCAACAATGGGGTACGCAAGCAATGACGTGCGCGTACCCGTAATTTCAGTCACACGAGAAGCGCGGGCATTTTGTTTGCAGCATTTCATCTCTAGCAACTATTCCAGTCTCCTATAACCAACATGGGTCTTGGAAgtatcatcaccaaacacaTCATTCCTCGTGCAGAGAAGAAGTTCCGTGAGCATCAGAATGCCCCACCTTCaatcaacatcaagaactcgCAATTGCCTGCGCTTCAGGTGCAAGTCTTCTGCCACAACGTGCGGCAAGATGCCAAAGACC is a genomic window containing:
- the UBP2 gene encoding ubiquitin-specific protease ubp2 (COG:O; MEROPS:MER0000865; BUSCO:EOG092604S1; EggNog:ENOG503NVJH); this translates as MGDSNNPFINSDYQVNSSHVYTKLAPEQLNPHPYKTLNRLLDDIKWCLPFRLRCATRSILHERPFEYAHELATLVRSTRTAPSVLLLNNELPFFKSREVSQLNDNHENQTLTSIRGLIMIDGKEPNHFRIQVLENKSPFFDSNSSVSKYEYHVIDKSLLSSDDLKQFEASDFPSVSANLVDEVYVSTSNETPNHMLRISIFTSEFPHSAVQSISDSATIKERYLNETKNNPNLNPETIPNGLQCIQKLLNVLKGPLLLDSANEVKTIDLSNTSLASMVDIDLLLSDFGFTKNESILVPPKLSDFPSIRESYLRKVVELICLGKQMNVHPNDFNSNYSFSDSLSLIFSTFNEFDKQLSQTFSMHDKSSENSSWISLSCCSFFQDELIIKCFENTIASDPSNSIFYVDHLHNIIAMRNKGNSKLRSYVNSNARKGRLLGFSDYTRALADIGIVGVDGSPSELLSIDDDYIISVYESSVKQDFRNYSFFNRSLEKIAFVKNSDVLKEFLNDELLPVDLAIPELGIEEITEDDVVITAYEFKSEEISDSGELLTLKKALQSISINRKSFILMNYIESNLPELLGKYGQDFPINEALDIMESTPSTNEFELINKFQAKLMSSDIRVLRRALKSINNYRKSKIIEQFLRTGKLDPSLLPVENWPAGLDNIGNTCYLNSLLQYYFSIKPLRDMVLEFEEHDLNFMEGSERKIGGRKIDVNETKRASQFIYHLQALFHEMINTNKRCVQPSKGLAFLSFLPASQPVNFSSPLKDKNQHLVDGGHETNPILIDSDNDDVDDMVIDATNNSRDKTASLEEIQNPFSSDNDPMTVEDVLDGFSSSSSPATGGDESEVEAKVRILPINTEDLESTIEIGRQQDVTECIENVNFQIETALDPEVIEADGEQYDLIKKLFYGKTKQTITPIDGESKSRTSVERFSSLIINISDHPKNIYDALDNYFNADIVNLEEGLVKKSLTIIKLPDILQFQVQRVLFDRERLMAYKSIEPIPFSEKLYMDRYLETEDKDILDKREEVFQWKSEISQLQNQKHDILHVDETSKMNVIDSLITTKKYLQSIKDTESFGIDTDLIEYIQTQITSLNEKVVAINTSIEQLESNISSQFNDYQQIAYSIFAVFIHRGEASYGHYWIYIKDPHQHNIYRKYNDEIVTEVPESEVFNFIQGNTATPYYIAYVKEGLEHEYVEPLKRVVKC
- the ADP1 gene encoding FAD-dependent urate hydroxylase (EggNog:ENOG503NWNI; COG:Q), encoding MKFASAVLHAFWAVCATATSIEIENVQQFQTSFDRIKRGAIVNDVFEISPSLKPLTKEPEDKCPPCFNCNLPNFECTQFSQCNSFTGFCECRDGYGGNDCSEPLCGSLSDGNENRPKRKDPVCACKPGWGGINCNMCEEDNVCDAFVPEGLKGTCYKSGIVVNKLHQMCDVTNKKIVAILDGKIPQATFSCNKTAGSCDFQFWIDQKESFYCDLDKCAFEYDLAKNTTHYNCEQMACKCLPETMLCGEAGSIDISDFLTETIKGPGDFTCDVGDKTCRFSEPSMNELISSVFGDPYITLHCKSGECIHKSEIPGYDLPDKGRLTWSNLLLIILVAVVCVSLVAGSLYNISQSALFKPSGGYEPVNGELNVLNENFTPTVLSFENISYKVRNGAQVLNGINGLVKPMECLAIMGGSGAGKTTLLDILAGKNKDGHIQGDIYVNGNRLSPHDFKKIVGFVDQEDHLIPTLTVYETVLNSALLRLPRSMTMRAKQTRVIEVLSELRILGIKDRVIGSDFQRGISGGEKRRVSIACEMVTSPSILFLDEPTSGLDAYNARNVIECLVKLSRDFERTIVFTIHQPRSNIVSLFDKLILLSEGDLIYSGDMIKCNDFFSKNGYTIPLGYNIADYLIDVTVDHKKLIKVNSTSTGSDLENLAGLESEEQDLHSRFLSTRTTSDLDTTSEWAHLALHRDEYNSYNKISGDDEEETVIQVQNKLPTLFKESVLQSELNDEILALKNSPLKFEVNAQYKKASFITQVSVLSSRTFKNLYRNPKLLLTHYILSLIMGGFCGYLYYDVKNDISGFQNRLGLFFFLLSLFGFSSLTGLHTFASERIIFIRERANNYYHPFSYYLTKLLCDVVPLRVLPPVILISIAYPLVGLTMEHNGFLKAIMVLVLFNVAISIEILIVGILIRDPGTSTMTGVLVLLFSILFAGLFINSEEIKSQIKIFEWISLFHYAYEALSINEVKDLILKEKKYGLSIEVPGAVILSTFGFNVSAFWDDIVYLVGWLSAFIVLGYIFLHYLAVEKR
- the SVF1 gene encoding Putative cell survival pathways protein (COG:S; EggNog:ENOG503NVS8) — its product is MLKWVQSGLSVVAGTAEPEYGREALHPVTDKVKEGEPCYRETTLKDLNWLGPNYTNVETQTFYFTCLKTGYTGFAQVIHSNIMGVHTTAQFTFRIYDDKGKNNLWTSTHLENFRTEGSNFYADNMSIEFNEDGTEVILKSDVNPDSVVEFTMKRLVPGVIFGGDGTTLYGEDVEEPWGSMRHCFWPRCEVSGTIVSKALDTTLEINGLTMFVMALQGMKPHHAAKSWNFLNFQSENYSAVQMEFTTPRSYANTKVNIGVVCGKDKILLASINNDVVHENAEIDEVGWPVPKAITFNHDAADKSYHVDVKGELKSLVERVDVMAEIPQFIKNIVSGVAGTKPYIYQYCNKMTINDNNVASETGVAFSEATFISEFD